In Bradyrhizobium guangxiense, the following are encoded in one genomic region:
- a CDS encoding PAS domain S-box protein: MLSPHGICLLWEPELIWLHVVADACIAAAYFSIPFALAILVTKRRDLKFGWVYWAFAIFIMACGLTHVLSIYTLWVPIYGIEGIVKAATAVASVVTAGALWPLLPKILTIPSPFELRQVKAALEEEEIKSRDATLLLRQVSDAQRAMRESVTRLTAIVETAVDGVILFDAQDRILLFNPACERLFGYAADEVMGRNVRMLMPETGAGPDGQPRHFATAGEATGLRKDGSSFAMDVSVGQARQDGESIFVGIVHDLTTRKLTEQQLQQAQKMETVGQLSGGIAHDFNNLLTVIIGNAEHLSEQLKARPDLRRFADDIAQSGERGAELTQRLLAFSRRQLLQPQTIDCRGLLESMFKLLKRTLRENIEITTASGPGTILAFADRAQLESAVLNLALNAQDAMPAGGHLTLSTELVTLDDHYRAVHPEVASGGYALISITDDGEGMTPEVTQRALEPFFTTKEVGKGSGLGLSMVYGFAKQSGGHVSIYSEPGLGTTVRIYLPRADAGQSQADLSDGEEAAPRGYETILIAEDDPFVRSSVIRRVEALGYRVVAAVNGKEALQQLRADPGIDMLFTDIVMPGGMSGWELADQARRIRPSLPVLFTSGYALETLVEQGRAHSQAIVLTKPYRKVELAQRLRDALAAAVVAS, translated from the coding sequence ATGCTTTCGCCGCACGGCATCTGCCTGCTGTGGGAACCCGAGCTGATCTGGCTTCATGTCGTCGCCGACGCCTGCATCGCGGCCGCCTATTTCTCGATCCCCTTCGCGCTTGCGATTCTGGTCACCAAGCGGCGCGACCTCAAATTCGGCTGGGTCTACTGGGCCTTCGCGATCTTCATCATGGCGTGCGGTTTGACCCATGTGCTGTCGATCTACACGCTCTGGGTCCCGATCTACGGCATCGAGGGCATCGTCAAGGCGGCGACCGCGGTGGCGTCCGTGGTCACGGCCGGCGCGCTCTGGCCGCTGCTGCCGAAGATCCTGACGATTCCCTCGCCGTTCGAGCTGCGCCAGGTCAAGGCCGCGCTCGAGGAGGAGGAAATCAAGAGCCGGGACGCTACGCTGCTGCTCCGGCAGGTCAGCGACGCACAGCGTGCGATGCGCGAGAGCGTGACGCGCCTCACCGCGATCGTCGAGACCGCGGTCGACGGCGTCATTCTGTTCGATGCGCAGGACCGCATCCTGCTGTTCAATCCGGCCTGCGAGCGCCTGTTCGGCTATGCCGCCGACGAGGTGATGGGCCGGAACGTCAGGATGCTAATGCCCGAGACGGGCGCTGGGCCCGACGGCCAGCCGAGGCACTTCGCGACTGCGGGCGAGGCCACCGGCCTGCGCAAGGACGGATCGAGCTTTGCGATGGACGTATCGGTCGGCCAGGCCCGGCAGGACGGCGAATCGATCTTCGTCGGCATCGTCCACGACCTGACCACGCGCAAGCTGACCGAGCAGCAGCTCCAGCAGGCGCAGAAGATGGAGACGGTCGGTCAGCTCTCCGGCGGCATCGCTCACGACTTCAACAATCTGCTCACCGTCATCATCGGCAACGCCGAGCATCTGAGCGAGCAGCTCAAGGCCAGGCCCGACCTGCGACGCTTTGCCGACGACATCGCCCAGTCGGGCGAGCGGGGTGCCGAGCTGACGCAGCGCCTGCTCGCATTCAGCCGCCGGCAGCTGCTGCAGCCGCAGACGATTGATTGCCGGGGCCTGCTCGAGTCCATGTTCAAGCTGCTCAAGCGCACCTTGCGCGAAAACATCGAGATCACGACGGCCTCGGGGCCCGGCACGATCCTGGCCTTCGCAGACCGCGCCCAGCTCGAATCCGCCGTGCTGAACCTGGCGCTCAACGCACAGGATGCCATGCCGGCCGGAGGTCACCTGACCCTGAGCACGGAGCTGGTGACGCTCGACGACCACTATCGCGCCGTTCACCCCGAAGTCGCCTCCGGCGGCTACGCGTTGATCTCGATCACCGACGACGGCGAAGGCATGACGCCGGAGGTCACACAGCGCGCCTTGGAGCCGTTCTTCACCACCAAGGAGGTCGGCAAGGGCTCGGGTCTCGGCCTCAGCATGGTCTATGGCTTTGCCAAGCAATCAGGCGGCCACGTCTCGATCTACAGCGAGCCAGGCCTCGGGACCACGGTCCGGATCTACCTGCCGCGCGCGGACGCGGGGCAGTCACAGGCCGACCTGTCCGACGGCGAGGAGGCGGCGCCGCGCGGGTATGAGACGATCCTGATCGCCGAGGACGATCCCTTCGTCCGCTCCTCCGTCATTCGCCGGGTCGAGGCGCTCGGATATCGCGTCGTCGCCGCGGTCAACGGCAAGGAGGCCTTGCAGCAGCTGCGCGCCGATCCCGGCATCGACATGCTGTTTACCGACATCGTGATGCCGGGCGGCATGAGCGGCTGGGAGCTCGCCGACCAGGCGCGGCGGATTCGCCCCTCGCTGCCGGTCCTGTTCACCTCGGGCTATGCCCTGGAGACCCTGGTCGAGCAGGGCCGCGCGCATTCCCAGGCGATCGTGCTGACCAAGCCCTATCGCAAGGTCGAGCTCGCCCAGCGGCTCAGAGACGCACTCGCCGCGGCGGTCGTGGCCTCCTGA
- a CDS encoding Lrp/AsnC ligand binding domain-containing protein → MVPFFVQIKCKLGQSYTVANALAEAEIASEIYSTAGQYDLLVKFYVDKDTDIGHFVNEKVQVLPGIQDTLTIITFKAFGTG, encoded by the coding sequence ATGGTCCCTTTTTTCGTCCAGATCAAATGCAAGCTCGGCCAGTCCTACACGGTCGCCAATGCGCTTGCCGAAGCCGAGATCGCTTCCGAGATCTACTCCACGGCCGGCCAATACGACCTCCTCGTGAAGTTCTACGTCGACAAGGACACCGACATCGGCCATTTCGTCAACGAAAAGGTGCAGGTGCTGCCGGGCATCCAGGACACCCTCACCATCATCACCTTCAAGGCGTTTGGCACCGGCTAG
- a CDS encoding c-type cytochrome yields the protein MLQRTILAGLLAAVLAAGVYWWLSAPVVAAAGGAPAHVANLANGEAIFNAGGCASCHTTPDQPDRVRLGGGVAIKSPFGTFYAPNISPDPNDGLGKWTETDFVNAVMHGVSPAGQHYFPAFPYTSYRRARREDVLDLFAYLKTLPPVTGKVRDHDMRFPFDIRRNVGIWKFLFLDDKPLIADGSKSPQFNRGAYLVNSFGHCAECHSPRNALGGIISSQRFAGGPNPEGEGWVPNITQKRLGEWSTKDFAYFLKNGELPDGDSVGGAMTRVIKNTSQLSDEDIAAMADYLKSLPPVDGPPRPKRKQDS from the coding sequence ATGTTGCAACGAACAATTCTCGCAGGCCTGCTCGCCGCGGTCCTTGCCGCGGGCGTCTATTGGTGGCTCAGCGCGCCGGTCGTGGCGGCCGCGGGCGGTGCGCCCGCCCACGTGGCAAACCTTGCCAATGGCGAGGCGATATTCAACGCCGGCGGCTGCGCCTCCTGCCACACCACGCCCGACCAGCCCGATCGTGTCCGGCTCGGCGGCGGTGTCGCGATCAAGTCGCCGTTCGGGACGTTCTACGCGCCGAACATCTCGCCCGATCCGAACGACGGCCTCGGCAAATGGACGGAGACCGACTTCGTCAACGCGGTGATGCACGGCGTTTCGCCTGCCGGGCAGCATTATTTTCCCGCCTTCCCCTATACGTCCTATCGACGCGCCAGGCGCGAGGACGTGCTCGATCTCTTCGCTTATCTGAAGACGCTGCCGCCCGTCACCGGCAAGGTGCGCGACCACGATATGCGCTTTCCCTTCGACATCCGGCGTAATGTCGGCATCTGGAAATTCCTGTTTTTGGACGACAAGCCGCTGATTGCCGACGGCAGCAAGTCACCGCAATTCAATCGCGGCGCCTATCTCGTCAACAGCTTTGGTCATTGCGCTGAATGCCACAGCCCGCGCAACGCGCTGGGCGGCATCATCTCCAGCCAGCGTTTTGCCGGCGGGCCCAATCCGGAAGGCGAGGGCTGGGTGCCCAACATCACCCAGAAGCGCCTCGGCGAGTGGAGCACGAAGGATTTCGCCTATTTCCTCAAGAACGGCGAATTGCCCGACGGCGACAGCGTCGGCGGCGCGATGACGCGCGTGATCAAGAACACCTCGCAATTGTCCGACGAGGATATCGCGGCGATGGCGGACTACCTCAAATCGCTGCCGCCGGTGGACGGTCCGCCGCGGCCCAAGCGCAAGCAGGACAGCTAA
- a CDS encoding CHRD domain-containing protein, with product MNKTVFAVLALGAVTFAGPACAEKLKATLDAKSEVPATSSSATGTADLNYDAASKKLSWTVTYSGLSGPATAAHFHGPAEAGKNAGVAVAIPNATTSPVKGEATLTDAQAADLLGGKYYINIHTAANPGGEIRGQVTK from the coding sequence ATGAACAAGACCGTCTTTGCCGTGTTAGCACTCGGTGCCGTGACCTTTGCCGGCCCGGCCTGCGCCGAAAAGCTCAAGGCAACGCTCGATGCCAAGTCCGAGGTGCCGGCGACAAGCAGCAGCGCCACCGGAACCGCCGATCTGAACTATGATGCGGCCAGCAAGAAGCTGTCCTGGACCGTTACTTATTCCGGGCTCTCCGGCCCCGCCACTGCCGCGCATTTCCACGGGCCTGCCGAGGCCGGCAAGAACGCCGGCGTGGCGGTGGCGATCCCGAATGCGACCACAAGCCCGGTCAAGGGCGAAGCAACGCTGACGGACGCGCAGGCCGCCGATCTGCTCGGCGGCAAGTACTACATCAACATCCACACCGCGGCCAATCCCGGCGGCGAGATCCGCGGTCAGGTGACGAAGTAA
- a CDS encoding cystathionine gamma-synthase family protein, protein MAKPFPSKTHIGNHMLHPETLMLTYGYDPQLSEGAIKPPVFLTSTFVFKTAEDGQDFFDYVAGRREPPEGMGAGLVYSRFNHPNSEIVEDRLAVYERTESCALFSSGMAAISTTILAFVRPGDVILHSQPLYGGTETLLTNTLARLSIGAVGFPDGIDETAVRQAAEEAMRKGRVSMILIETPANPTNGLVDVAMIRRIADSIGKAQGHTPIIACDNTLLGPVFQRPIEHGADISLYSLTKYVGGHSDLIAGAALGAKVVMKGIKALRGAIGTQLDPHSCWMINRSLETLSLRMEKANGNARLVADFLRDHPKVAKVHYLGHHEEASPSGRVFARQCLGAGSTFSFDIVGGKAAAVKFLNALQILKLAVSLGGTESLASLPATMTHSGVPADIRQKIGVLDSTIRLSIGIENPSDLIADLAQALNAA, encoded by the coding sequence ATGGCAAAACCGTTTCCGTCGAAGACCCACATCGGCAACCACATGCTGCATCCCGAGACGCTGATGCTGACCTACGGCTATGATCCGCAGCTGTCGGAAGGCGCGATCAAGCCGCCGGTGTTCCTGACCTCCACCTTCGTGTTCAAGACCGCCGAGGACGGGCAGGACTTCTTCGACTATGTCGCCGGCCGGCGCGAGCCGCCGGAAGGCATGGGCGCGGGCCTGGTCTATTCGCGCTTCAACCACCCGAACAGCGAGATCGTCGAGGACAGGCTCGCGGTCTACGAGCGCACCGAGAGCTGCGCGCTGTTCTCGTCCGGCATGGCTGCGATCTCGACCACGATCCTGGCTTTCGTCCGCCCTGGCGACGTCATCCTGCACTCCCAGCCGCTCTATGGCGGGACCGAAACGCTGCTGACCAACACGCTGGCGCGTCTGTCGATCGGCGCCGTCGGCTTCCCCGACGGCATCGACGAGACGGCGGTCAGGCAGGCCGCGGAAGAGGCGATGCGCAAGGGGCGCGTTTCGATGATCCTGATCGAGACGCCGGCCAACCCGACCAACGGCCTGGTCGACGTCGCCATGATCCGCCGCATCGCCGATTCCATCGGCAAGGCCCAGGGACACACGCCGATCATCGCGTGCGACAACACGCTGCTCGGGCCGGTGTTTCAGCGGCCGATCGAGCATGGTGCGGATATTTCGCTATATTCGCTGACGAAATATGTCGGCGGCCATTCCGACCTGATCGCGGGTGCCGCACTCGGCGCGAAGGTGGTCATGAAGGGCATCAAGGCGCTGCGCGGCGCCATCGGCACCCAGCTCGATCCGCATTCCTGCTGGATGATCAACCGCTCGCTCGAGACGCTGAGCCTGCGCATGGAAAAGGCCAATGGCAATGCGCGCCTCGTCGCTGATTTCCTGCGCGATCACCCCAAGGTCGCCAAGGTCCATTACCTCGGTCATCACGAGGAGGCATCGCCCTCGGGGCGCGTGTTCGCGAGGCAGTGCCTGGGTGCCGGCTCCACATTCTCCTTCGACATCGTGGGCGGCAAGGCAGCGGCGGTCAAATTCCTCAACGCGCTGCAGATCCTGAAGCTGGCGGTGAGTCTCGGCGGCACCGAGTCGCTCGCGAGCCTGCCCGCAACCATGACCCATTCCGGCGTCCCCGCCGACATCCGCCAGAAAATCGGCGTGCTTGATTCCACGATCCGGCTCTCGATCGGTATCGAGAATCCGTCCGACCTGATCGCCGATCTCGCGCAGGCCCTGAACGCGGCCTGA
- a CDS encoding c-type cytochrome: MKRVLIVGGALLLGMGAVWAQQDSVKEVQTLMKGNGKNAGAMSAMVKGEKPYDQATVDSALAQFGDTAKKLPNLFPASAKGVKLDGDYSTSPKVWEDKAGFDARIASFAKVVGEAKGKIKDLDSLKANMPAIGKECGGCHETYRVKNG; this comes from the coding sequence ATGAAGCGAGTGTTGATTGTTGGGGGCGCGCTGCTGCTCGGGATGGGCGCGGTCTGGGCGCAACAGGACTCCGTCAAGGAAGTGCAGACCCTCATGAAGGGCAACGGCAAGAACGCTGGTGCGATGTCGGCGATGGTCAAGGGCGAGAAGCCCTACGACCAGGCCACAGTGGACAGTGCGCTGGCGCAGTTCGGCGATACCGCCAAGAAGCTGCCGAACCTGTTTCCGGCCAGCGCCAAGGGTGTGAAGCTCGACGGCGACTACTCGACCTCGCCGAAGGTCTGGGAGGACAAGGCCGGCTTCGACGCCAGGATCGCAAGCTTCGCCAAGGTCGTCGGCGAGGCCAAGGGCAAGATCAAGGACCTGGATTCGCTGAAGGCGAACATGCCCGCCATCGGCAAGGAATGCGGCGGCTGCCATGAGACCTATCGCGTGAAGAACGGCTGA